In one Streptomyces sp. T12 genomic region, the following are encoded:
- a CDS encoding FAD-dependent oxidoreductase — MARERQLPPLPPLPRNSRNSQISRRSLLGGAAAAAGAATLTATTAGTASAATRAVDVAIVGAGLAGLTAARDLVAAGKSVVVLEARDRVGGRVVGLNLAGGGVTEGGGEFIGPTQDRIKALADSLGVQTFATYNTGDNLLYKDGKKTPYATDGILGSVPPIDAAGLANAAIVQATLDDLAKQIPVAAPWTAAKADEWDRQTFETWLRANAVVPSAKFLFDVACTSIFSAEPRELSFLFVLFYIAAAGNASTPGTLERLTETANGAQELRFVGGSQLVPIKLAATLGDRVVLSAPVRTIARSGGNYVVTADGITVTAKRVVVAAPPPIAARISYDPLLPAARDQLTQRLPMASVGKAIAIYDTPFWRADGLNGQVVSDTGVVSSTFDNSPPDASYGALMGFIEADEARKLDAASEAEVRAAVLKDYVTYFGEKAASPTSFVLQRWNNEAYTRGGPVSIAAPGVLTQYGPALREPVGGIHWAGTETSTYWMGFMDGAVRSGERVAKEVLEAL, encoded by the coding sequence GTGGCACGTGAAAGACAGCTCCCCCCGCTCCCCCCGCTCCCTCGTAACTCCCGGAACTCCCAGATCTCCCGGCGCTCACTCCTGGGCGGCGCGGCCGCCGCAGCCGGCGCCGCCACCCTCACCGCGACCACCGCCGGCACGGCCTCCGCGGCCACCCGCGCGGTGGACGTCGCCATCGTCGGTGCCGGTCTGGCCGGCCTCACCGCGGCCCGCGACCTGGTGGCGGCCGGCAAGTCGGTCGTCGTCCTGGAGGCCCGCGACCGCGTGGGCGGCCGGGTGGTGGGCCTCAACCTCGCGGGCGGTGGAGTCACCGAGGGCGGCGGCGAGTTCATCGGCCCCACCCAGGACCGCATCAAGGCGCTCGCGGACTCACTCGGCGTGCAGACCTTCGCCACCTACAACACCGGCGACAACCTCCTCTACAAGGACGGCAAGAAGACCCCCTACGCCACCGACGGCATCCTCGGCTCGGTCCCGCCCATCGACGCGGCCGGGCTCGCCAACGCCGCGATCGTGCAGGCCACGCTCGATGACCTGGCCAAGCAGATCCCGGTCGCCGCGCCCTGGACCGCCGCGAAGGCCGACGAGTGGGACCGGCAGACCTTCGAGACCTGGCTGCGCGCCAACGCGGTCGTCCCGTCCGCCAAGTTCCTCTTCGACGTGGCCTGCACGTCGATCTTCTCGGCCGAACCCCGTGAACTCTCCTTCCTGTTCGTCCTCTTCTACATCGCCGCCGCCGGCAACGCCTCCACCCCCGGCACCCTGGAACGCCTCACCGAGACCGCGAACGGCGCCCAGGAACTGCGCTTCGTCGGCGGCTCCCAGCTGGTGCCGATCAAACTCGCCGCCACGCTCGGCGACCGGGTGGTGCTGAGCGCCCCGGTGCGCACGATCGCCCGGTCCGGCGGCAACTACGTCGTGACCGCCGACGGCATCACCGTCACGGCCAAGCGAGTCGTCGTCGCCGCACCCCCGCCGATCGCCGCCCGTATCTCGTACGACCCCCTCCTCCCGGCCGCCCGCGACCAGCTGACCCAGCGCCTGCCGATGGCCTCGGTCGGCAAGGCGATCGCGATCTACGACACCCCCTTCTGGCGCGCCGACGGCCTCAACGGCCAGGTCGTCAGCGACACCGGCGTGGTCAGCTCCACCTTCGACAACTCCCCGCCCGACGCCTCCTACGGCGCCCTGATGGGCTTCATCGAGGCCGACGAGGCCCGCAAGCTGGACGCCGCGAGCGAGGCGGAGGTCCGGGCGGCCGTACTGAAGGACTACGTCACGTACTTCGGCGAGAAAGCGGCCTCCCCCACCTCCTTCGTCCTGCAACGCTGGAACAACGAGGCCTACACCCGCGGCGGCCCCGTCTCCATCGCCGCGCCCGGCGTCCTGACCCAGTACGGCCCCGCCCTGCGCGAGCCCGTCGGCGGCATCCACTGGGCCGGCACGGAGACCTCCACCTACTGGATGGGCTTCATGGACGGGGCGGTGCGGTCGGGGGAGCGGGTGGCGAAGGAGGTGCTGGAGGCGCTCTGA
- a CDS encoding acetate--CoA ligase family protein: protein MLGSTHGTLTTDSRRARVIACGEQPGPAVHGRPAEVDDLDVSGRPLYSDVPDLDRFFRPEAVAVIGASDAEGRPNTGVTRQLIAWSERVGARLHPVHPNRPSVFGIPCSPSVADLPEQVDLAVLLVADPLPVIEELAEAKVKFAVVFASGFAETGEEGAAAQDRLSAAVERSGMRLLGPNTNLNAFERFRDDLDGPAIALITQSGHQGRPVFALQELGIRLTHWAPTGNEADLETADFISYFAERPEIGAIACYVEGLKDGRSFLLAADRAARRKVPVVAVKVGRTETGARTAASHTGKLTGADAVVDAAMRQYGVIRVDGLDELQDTAALLARARPPRAEGVVVYSISGGTGAHFADLASEAGLTLPALSEAKQAELHQWIPEYLSVANPVDNGGHPVGDWRGRKIIDAILDDPDVGVLICPVTGPFPPLSDRLVQDLVDAAERTAKLVCVVWGSPVGTEPAYREVLLGSSRVATFRTVANCITAVRAYLDHHRFVAGYRSPFDEAPRTPSPSFRKAQALMRPGQQLSEHAAKQLLRAYGIRVPREQLVTSAAAAVRAAGLVGYPVVMKASGAQIAHKTELGLVKIGLTSASQVRDAYRELTDIARYEDVSLDGVLVCQMVERGVEMVVGVTHDELFGPTVTVGLGGVLVEVLGDTAVRVPPFGEEQARDMCAELRGRALLDGVRGRPPADLDALVEVVLRVQRMALELEDDLAELDINPLMVLPQGQGAVALDALAICRPAPEQLS from the coding sequence ATGCTTGGATCAACCCACGGCACCCTCACCACCGACTCCCGCCGGGCCCGGGTCATCGCCTGCGGCGAACAGCCCGGGCCCGCCGTCCACGGCCGGCCGGCCGAGGTCGACGATCTCGACGTCAGCGGCCGTCCGCTGTACTCCGACGTGCCCGATCTGGACCGCTTCTTCCGGCCGGAGGCGGTCGCGGTGATCGGCGCCTCGGACGCCGAGGGCCGGCCGAACACCGGCGTCACCCGCCAGCTGATCGCCTGGTCCGAGCGGGTCGGCGCCCGGCTCCATCCCGTGCACCCGAACCGCCCGTCCGTCTTCGGCATCCCCTGCTCTCCCTCCGTCGCCGACCTGCCCGAGCAGGTCGATCTCGCCGTACTGCTGGTCGCCGACCCCCTTCCGGTGATCGAGGAACTGGCCGAGGCCAAGGTGAAGTTCGCCGTCGTCTTCGCCTCCGGGTTCGCGGAGACCGGCGAGGAGGGCGCCGCAGCGCAGGACCGGCTCTCCGCCGCCGTCGAGCGGTCCGGGATGCGGCTGCTGGGCCCCAACACCAACCTCAACGCCTTCGAGCGGTTCCGCGACGACCTGGACGGTCCCGCGATCGCCCTGATCACCCAGTCCGGCCACCAGGGCCGCCCCGTCTTCGCCCTCCAGGAGCTCGGCATCCGCCTGACCCACTGGGCACCCACCGGCAACGAGGCCGACCTGGAGACCGCCGACTTCATCTCCTACTTCGCCGAGCGGCCCGAGATCGGAGCCATCGCCTGCTACGTCGAGGGCCTCAAGGACGGCCGGTCCTTCCTGCTCGCCGCCGACCGGGCCGCCCGCCGCAAGGTGCCGGTCGTCGCCGTCAAGGTGGGCCGCACCGAGACCGGTGCCCGCACGGCCGCCTCACACACCGGCAAGCTGACCGGCGCGGACGCGGTGGTGGACGCGGCGATGCGGCAGTACGGGGTGATCCGGGTCGACGGCCTGGACGAACTCCAGGACACCGCCGCCCTGTTGGCCCGCGCACGGCCGCCCCGCGCCGAAGGCGTCGTCGTCTATTCGATCTCGGGCGGCACGGGCGCGCACTTCGCCGACCTGGCGAGCGAGGCAGGCCTCACGCTGCCGGCGCTGTCGGAGGCCAAGCAGGCCGAGCTGCACCAGTGGATACCCGAGTACCTGAGCGTGGCCAACCCGGTCGACAACGGCGGCCATCCCGTCGGCGACTGGCGCGGCCGGAAGATCATCGACGCGATCCTCGACGACCCCGACGTCGGGGTGCTGATCTGCCCGGTCACCGGCCCCTTCCCGCCGCTCAGCGACCGGCTCGTCCAGGACCTGGTGGACGCCGCCGAGCGGACGGCCAAGCTGGTGTGCGTGGTCTGGGGGTCGCCGGTCGGCACCGAGCCGGCGTACCGCGAGGTACTGCTCGGCTCCTCGCGCGTGGCCACCTTCCGCACGGTCGCGAACTGCATCACCGCCGTCCGCGCCTACCTCGACCACCATCGCTTCGTGGCCGGCTACCGCTCCCCGTTCGACGAGGCCCCGCGCACGCCCTCGCCGTCCTTCCGCAAGGCGCAGGCGCTGATGCGTCCGGGCCAGCAGTTGAGCGAGCACGCGGCGAAGCAGTTGCTGCGGGCGTACGGAATCCGCGTCCCGCGCGAGCAGTTGGTGACCAGCGCGGCGGCCGCCGTACGGGCCGCGGGGCTGGTGGGCTACCCCGTGGTGATGAAGGCGTCCGGCGCGCAGATCGCCCACAAGACCGAGCTCGGCCTGGTCAAGATCGGACTGACTTCCGCCAGCCAAGTGCGGGACGCCTACCGTGAGTTGACTGACATCGCCCGCTACGAGGACGTCTCCCTGGACGGCGTCCTGGTCTGCCAGATGGTCGAGCGGGGCGTCGAGATGGTGGTGGGCGTCACCCACGACGAGCTGTTCGGGCCGACGGTGACGGTCGGACTCGGCGGGGTGCTCGTGGAGGTCCTGGGCGACACCGCCGTGCGCGTGCCGCCCTTCGGTGAGGAGCAGGCGCGGGACATGTGCGCGGAACTGCGCGGGCGGGCCCTGCTCGACGGGGTCAGGGGGCGTCCCCCGGCGGACCTCGACGCGCTCGTGGAAGTCGTCCTGCGGGTGCAGCGCATGGCCCTGGAACTGGAGGACGACCTCGCGGAACTCGACATCAACCCGCTGATGGTGCTGCCGCAGGGGCAGGGGGCAGTGGCCCTGGACGCCTTGGCCATCTGCCGACCGGCCCCCGAACAGCTGTCGTAA
- a CDS encoding enoyl-CoA hydratase/isomerase family protein, producing the protein MSVEPEIEPPISADSLVQHATDNRVCRITLNRPDALNAITPDQRERIIQLLADASADPGVRAVVLTGRGRGFCAGADLRGTAAGAERIAGDVARTIRLGAQRLIAAVLDCEKPVIAAVNGTAAGLGAHLAFACDLVLAAESARFIEVFVRRGLVPDGGGAYLLPRLIGPQRAKELMFFGDALTASDAERLGLVNRVLPDGELDKTAREWAERLATGPTRALALTKQLVNASLDADRTTAFAAEAAAQEINMTTRDAREGVASFVERRSAEYKGR; encoded by the coding sequence ATGTCCGTCGAGCCGGAAATCGAGCCGCCGATTTCCGCTGATTCATTGGTACAGCACGCCACTGACAATCGGGTCTGCCGCATCACCCTCAACCGCCCCGATGCCCTCAACGCCATCACCCCTGACCAGCGCGAACGCATCATCCAACTGCTCGCCGACGCCTCCGCTGACCCCGGCGTACGGGCCGTCGTACTGACCGGCAGGGGCCGTGGTTTCTGCGCGGGTGCGGACCTGCGGGGGACGGCGGCCGGCGCGGAGCGCATCGCCGGCGATGTGGCCCGCACCATCCGGCTCGGCGCCCAGCGGCTGATCGCGGCCGTCCTGGACTGCGAGAAGCCGGTGATCGCGGCGGTCAACGGCACCGCGGCCGGCCTCGGCGCGCATCTCGCGTTCGCCTGCGACCTCGTACTGGCCGCGGAGTCCGCACGGTTCATCGAGGTGTTCGTACGCCGCGGCCTCGTCCCGGACGGCGGCGGTGCCTATCTCCTCCCCCGCCTCATCGGCCCCCAGCGGGCGAAGGAGCTGATGTTCTTCGGCGACGCGCTCACCGCGTCGGACGCGGAGCGGCTGGGCCTCGTCAACCGTGTCCTGCCGGACGGGGAGCTGGACAAGACGGCCCGCGAGTGGGCCGAACGCCTCGCCACCGGCCCGACCCGCGCCCTCGCCCTCACCAAGCAGCTCGTCAACGCCTCCCTCGACGCCGACCGCACCACGGCCTTCGCGGCGGAGGCGGCCGCGCAGGAGATCAACATGACGACGCGGGACGCGCGGGAGGGGGTGGCGAGCTTCGTGGAGCGCAGGAGTGCCGAGTACAAGGGCCGGTGA
- a CDS encoding flavin reductase family protein — MGHAGMAAAAVRYLRSADAPPVAALPRPELRCVGEDERAPIPQGEFRRVLGNFATGVAVVTAPATTVGGPPAGFACQSFSSLSLDPPLVAFMVGRTSTTWPRIARAGVFCVNVLSAGQGELCRAFAVSGADKFAGVTYDAAPASGSPRLAGTLAWIDCTIHAVHTGGDHLIVVGRVEALGASDAAEAPLLFHKGRFL, encoded by the coding sequence ATGGGACACGCAGGGATGGCGGCCGCCGCCGTCCGCTACCTCAGGTCGGCCGACGCACCGCCCGTAGCAGCCCTTCCGCGCCCGGAACTGCGGTGTGTGGGCGAGGACGAGCGGGCGCCGATCCCGCAGGGCGAGTTCCGGCGCGTGCTGGGGAACTTCGCGACGGGCGTGGCCGTTGTCACGGCACCGGCAACCACAGTCGGCGGCCCACCGGCCGGGTTCGCCTGCCAGTCTTTCTCCTCCCTCTCCCTCGACCCGCCCCTCGTCGCCTTCATGGTCGGCCGTACGTCGACGACGTGGCCGCGCATCGCCCGCGCGGGCGTCTTCTGCGTGAACGTCCTGAGCGCAGGTCAGGGCGAGTTGTGCCGCGCCTTCGCGGTGAGCGGCGCGGACAAGTTCGCGGGGGTCACGTACGACGCGGCCCCGGCATCCGGCTCCCCGCGCCTCGCGGGCACGCTCGCGTGGATCGACTGCACGATCCACGCGGTGCACACGGGGGGCGACCATCTGATCGTGGTGGGCCGGGTGGAGGCCCTGGGGGCGAGCGACGCGGCTGAGGCGCCGCTGCTGTTCCACAAGGGGCGGTTCCTCTAG